In a genomic window of Nostoc sp. UHCC 0870:
- a CDS encoding AAA family ATPase, protein MKLTSIKLCNFRSFYGKTPEIMISGGDVLNTTIIHGNNGSGKTSLLNAFTWVLYERFSAAFASTEQLVNKRAIAQAQPGQAVECWVEINWEHEGKRYNVKRQCRGYKNKTDFTVGKTELLMQVAGDDGRWYFPLQQPEEIIGQILPVSLHQYFFFDGERIEEIVRSDKKSEIAEATKIFLGVEVINRSIKHLGEAKKSLENELKAIGDSEIKQLLREQAKLEQEIEQINTRQAEIKQELEYQQTFKKETGNRLQELSAAKELQERRQELENQKKSNQDNWRQTKEALKKIISSRGYTVLLSDTTAQFRAILHDLKQRGELTSGISREFVTELLNSQRCICGAELHPDNHAHANVSMWLDKAGSSSVEETAIRMSAQVDEIDKQAVTFWEEVDREQTRINQLRQNISQIESELDNIQERLRKDPNEEISNLQKRIDEIESKIDESNREQGANQQKITHLKTEIDALIKQIAKQKLNEDKQLLAQKRINATQDAIERLTEVRNRQEKQFRLQLEKRLQEIFTTISFTPYVPTISDKYELTLIENTSGTEAAVAASTGENQILSLSFIASIIDKVREWSAKRKILTIPDSSTFPIVMDSPFGSLDETYRRRIAQTLPKLANQLIVLVTKTQWRGEVEAEMSDRIGREYVLTYYSSKPDCEQDYIEIAGERYPLVKQSPNEFEYTEVIEVERDW, encoded by the coding sequence ATGAAGCTCACCTCCATTAAACTGTGTAACTTTCGCTCCTTTTATGGCAAAACCCCAGAAATTATGATCTCTGGGGGAGATGTTCTTAACACCACGATTATTCATGGCAATAACGGCTCAGGTAAAACCAGTTTACTAAATGCCTTTACGTGGGTATTATATGAAAGGTTTAGTGCTGCCTTTGCCTCCACAGAACAATTAGTCAATAAAAGAGCGATCGCTCAAGCACAACCAGGACAAGCTGTAGAATGTTGGGTAGAAATTAACTGGGAACACGAAGGTAAACGCTATAACGTCAAACGCCAATGTCGCGGTTATAAAAATAAAACTGACTTTACAGTAGGTAAAACCGAATTACTCATGCAAGTAGCTGGAGATGATGGTAGATGGTACTTTCCACTCCAGCAACCAGAAGAAATTATCGGGCAGATTTTACCAGTTAGTTTACACCAATACTTCTTCTTTGACGGCGAACGCATCGAAGAAATAGTGCGTTCCGATAAAAAATCAGAAATTGCGGAAGCTACAAAAATTTTCTTAGGCGTAGAAGTAATTAACCGTTCCATTAAGCATCTCGGAGAAGCCAAAAAAAGTTTAGAGAATGAACTAAAAGCCATTGGTGACTCAGAAATCAAACAGCTTTTAAGAGAACAAGCCAAACTCGAACAAGAAATTGAGCAAATCAACACCCGTCAAGCAGAAATCAAGCAAGAATTAGAATATCAACAAACCTTTAAAAAAGAAACAGGTAATCGCCTGCAAGAACTCAGCGCAGCCAAAGAATTGCAAGAGAGACGACAAGAATTAGAAAATCAGAAAAAATCAAATCAAGATAATTGGCGACAAACGAAAGAAGCCCTAAAAAAAATTATTTCCTCACGGGGTTATACTGTCTTACTATCAGATACAACAGCCCAATTTCGCGCCATTCTCCATGACCTAAAGCAGCGAGGTGAGTTAACCTCTGGAATTTCGCGGGAATTTGTTACAGAATTACTCAACTCCCAACGCTGTATTTGTGGTGCAGAATTACATCCAGATAATCACGCCCATGCTAATGTAAGTATGTGGTTAGATAAAGCAGGTTCTTCATCAGTAGAAGAAACCGCGATTCGCATGAGCGCACAAGTAGACGAGATTGACAAACAAGCCGTAACTTTTTGGGAAGAAGTAGACAGAGAACAAACCAGAATCAATCAATTACGTCAAAACATTTCCCAAATCGAAAGCGAATTAGATAACATTCAAGAACGTTTGAGAAAAGACCCCAACGAAGAAATTAGCAACTTGCAAAAACGCATCGATGAAATTGAAAGTAAAATTGATGAATCAAACCGAGAACAAGGTGCAAATCAGCAGAAAATTACGCATCTCAAAACAGAAATCGATGCTTTAATTAAACAAATTGCTAAACAAAAACTCAACGAAGATAAACAATTATTAGCACAAAAACGCATCAACGCTACTCAAGATGCCATTGAACGCCTAACTGAAGTCAGAAACCGCCAAGAAAAGCAATTTCGCTTGCAACTAGAAAAAAGATTACAAGAAATATTTACTACTATTTCTTTCACCCCTTACGTTCCCACAATTAGCGATAAATATGAATTAACCCTAATAGAAAATACCTCTGGTACAGAAGCAGCAGTAGCAGCTTCCACCGGTGAAAATCAAATTCTCAGTTTATCATTTATCGCCAGTATTATTGATAAAGTCAGAGAATGGAGTGCCAAGCGTAAAATACTCACCATACCCGATAGTAGCACCTTCCCAATCGTCATGGATTCTCCCTTTGGTAGCCTAGACGAAACCTATCGCCGCCGCATTGCTCAAACATTACCAAAATTAGCAAATCAGTTAATCGTCTTAGTTACAAAAACTCAATGGCGGGGTGAAGTAGAAGCTGAAATGTCAGACAGAATTGGTAGAGAATATGTCCTGACTTATTATTCCTCTAAACCAGACTGTGAACAAGATTATATCGAAATAGCTGGAGAAAGATATCCTTTAGTAAAACAAAGTCCCAATGAGTTTGAATATACCGAAGTAATTGAAGTTGAAAGAGATTGGTAA
- a CDS encoding phenylacetate--CoA ligase family protein, with amino-acid sequence MKHKSRRQQVIKVWEDFVSTPLEDLLQQHINTSGESAVLDLFHDVAANVPAYQAFLAEREIQPDMIESWGDFQKIPAIAKENYISRYPLADLCRDGQLEGCDMIAASSGSTGKPTFWPRFFTDELQIVTRFEQIFHDSFAADTKPTLAVICFTLGTWVGGMFTTNCCRYLASKGYPITVITPGNNKEDILRVVQELGGNFAQVVLLGYPPFLKDVIDTGIARGVEWQSYQMKFVMAGEVFSEEWRSLVGERVGSQNPCYDSASLYGTADAGVLGNETPLSICIRRFLAQNPEAAKALFGESRLPTLVQYDPVSRFFEVQNGQLLFSGNNGIPLIRYNILDTGGIITYDAMLQFLGDWGFNPLENLTPHTQHSPRGIHQLPFVYVFGRSNFTVSYFGANIYPENVTVGLEQPVIKEWVTGKFVLQVKEDTDKNRFLSVVVELAPDVEGSEDKRQTIATSILNQLLRLNGEFANYVPKEYQTPQITLAPMGDREYFPIGVKHRYTRQ; translated from the coding sequence ATGAAACACAAATCTAGAAGACAACAAGTAATCAAGGTATGGGAAGATTTTGTGTCTACCCCTCTAGAGGATTTATTACAGCAGCATATCAACACTTCTGGGGAATCGGCTGTCTTGGATTTGTTTCATGATGTGGCTGCTAATGTCCCGGCTTATCAGGCTTTTTTAGCAGAAAGGGAAATTCAGCCCGATATGATTGAAAGTTGGGGTGATTTTCAGAAAATTCCAGCGATCGCTAAAGAAAATTATATCTCACGTTATCCTCTCGCTGATTTATGCCGCGATGGACAACTAGAAGGTTGCGATATGATAGCTGCTTCCTCTGGTTCTACAGGGAAACCCACATTCTGGCCGAGGTTCTTCACCGATGAATTACAAATCGTTACACGCTTTGAGCAAATTTTTCACGACAGTTTCGCCGCCGATACCAAACCCACCCTCGCAGTTATTTGCTTTACTCTAGGAACTTGGGTAGGTGGGATGTTCACTACAAATTGCTGTCGTTATCTTGCTAGCAAAGGCTACCCCATCACCGTTATTACCCCCGGTAACAATAAAGAAGACATCTTGCGCGTAGTACAAGAACTCGGTGGTAATTTTGCACAGGTGGTTTTATTGGGATATCCACCATTTCTAAAAGATGTAATTGATACAGGTATTGCCCGTGGTGTAGAGTGGCAAAGCTACCAGATGAAATTTGTGATGGCGGGTGAAGTATTCAGCGAAGAATGGCGGAGTTTAGTAGGTGAAAGGGTGGGTTCTCAAAATCCTTGCTATGATTCAGCATCACTTTACGGTACAGCCGATGCAGGGGTGTTGGGTAATGAGACACCATTGAGTATTTGCATTCGCCGCTTCTTAGCGCAAAATCCCGAAGCTGCAAAAGCTTTATTTGGGGAATCACGTTTACCTACACTAGTGCAGTATGACCCAGTTAGCCGCTTTTTTGAAGTGCAGAACGGGCAATTATTGTTTTCTGGAAATAACGGCATTCCCCTCATAAGGTACAACATCTTAGACACTGGGGGAATCATTACTTATGATGCCATGCTCCAGTTCTTAGGAGATTGGGGATTTAATCCCCTGGAAAATCTTACTCCTCACACCCAGCACTCACCTAGAGGTATTCATCAACTACCATTCGTTTATGTTTTTGGACGCTCTAACTTTACAGTCTCCTATTTTGGTGCAAATATCTACCCCGAAAATGTGACAGTAGGATTAGAACAACCAGTCATTAAAGAATGGGTTACAGGTAAATTTGTCTTACAGGTAAAAGAAGACACCGACAAAAACCGCTTTTTATCTGTAGTTGTAGAATTAGCACCAGATGTTGAAGGTTCTGAAGACAAACGCCAAACCATAGCAACCTCAATTCTCAACCAATTGTTGCGACTTAACGGCGAATTTGCCAACTACGTCCCCAAAGAATACCAAACACCCCAAATCACATTAGCACCAATGGGCGATCGCGAATACTTCCCCATTGGAGTCAAACATCGTTACACACGCCAATAA
- a CDS encoding serine/threonine-protein kinase, whose protein sequence is MQVYCSKKHANNSSNHFCTHCGEPLSITVGQVIDNRYRLVRQIGQGGFGRTYLAEDKKKSNQTCVLKEFAPQVTEKQDLQKAKELFEREANVLKKLHHPQIPMFHASLQVKMGSQDFFFLVQDYVEGDNFDQILEQRQSQGKTFTEAEVITLLQQLLPVLSYIHSLDVVHRDISPDNLIWRRSDNLPVLIDFGGVKQLPASQGFWFTKLAVNHTLLGKKGYAPEEQLRQGKVFFNSDLYSLAVTALVLLTGKEPQKLYDSYQGIWRWGREINVSFKLEAVLKKMLAYKPSDRYQNADLILKDLPSPNVTKPPVTHLTKIKTMVVAPGRKAGVIVSKFHNKTQAVAQKLPLPGWMRPFVVSFGGTALVVLTGAGTFAVVNSLIRGVSSITPPQISLPQIPSLSNPSSQPVSDKNKITLSQVLSRRQQLEIPEPFFIQTVDGLFYAQKPELNGRSLTSNPEDAGLRDEWAAVAGDLLNKIEQANLSTPTRRQLGSYTERDYQTWRRQARSGQLGNYTVNDLNKDTNQKFNQLFPGQDRGKLNQQTLGQVWYAIADEQVKNRRQGTGDR, encoded by the coding sequence ATGCAAGTCTATTGCAGTAAAAAACACGCTAATAATAGCAGTAATCATTTTTGCACTCATTGCGGTGAACCTTTGTCTATTACTGTTGGACAAGTTATAGACAATCGTTATCGGCTGGTTCGTCAAATAGGACAGGGTGGTTTTGGGCGTACTTATCTAGCTGAGGATAAAAAGAAATCTAATCAAACCTGTGTTTTGAAGGAATTTGCACCCCAAGTCACAGAAAAACAGGATTTACAAAAGGCTAAGGAGTTGTTTGAGCGAGAAGCAAATGTACTCAAAAAACTTCATCATCCCCAGATTCCCATGTTTCACGCTTCACTACAAGTAAAAATGGGGAGTCAGGATTTTTTCTTTTTAGTGCAAGACTATGTAGAAGGCGATAATTTTGATCAAATATTAGAACAACGCCAAAGTCAAGGGAAAACTTTTACAGAAGCAGAAGTTATTACTTTATTACAACAACTTTTACCCGTTTTATCCTATATTCACTCTTTAGATGTAGTTCATCGTGATATTTCTCCTGATAATTTGATTTGGCGACGTTCTGATAATTTACCTGTGTTGATTGATTTTGGCGGTGTCAAGCAATTACCAGCTTCTCAGGGTTTTTGGTTTACTAAGTTGGCTGTCAATCATACTCTGTTGGGTAAAAAAGGCTACGCACCAGAAGAACAATTACGACAAGGAAAGGTATTTTTTAATAGTGATTTATATTCTTTGGCGGTGACAGCGTTAGTATTACTGACGGGGAAAGAACCGCAAAAATTATACGACAGCTATCAAGGAATTTGGCGTTGGGGTAGGGAAATTAATGTCAGCTTTAAGCTAGAAGCTGTGTTAAAAAAGATGTTGGCGTATAAACCAAGCGATCGCTATCAAAATGCTGATCTAATTCTCAAAGATTTACCATCACCAAATGTAACTAAACCACCTGTGACTCATCTTACCAAGATTAAGACAATGGTAGTTGCCCCTGGACGCAAAGCAGGGGTAATCGTTAGTAAATTCCATAACAAAACTCAAGCCGTAGCCCAAAAGTTACCTCTCCCTGGTTGGATGCGTCCTTTTGTAGTCAGTTTTGGGGGAACAGCTTTAGTTGTATTGACTGGCGCAGGGACTTTTGCTGTAGTAAACTCACTGATTCGCGGTGTCTCTTCAATTACTCCACCACAAATCTCTTTACCCCAAATTCCATCGTTATCTAATCCTTCTAGTCAACCGGTTAGTGACAAAAATAAAATTACCCTGAGTCAAGTTTTAAGTCGTCGCCAACAGTTAGAAATTCCTGAACCCTTTTTTATTCAGACAGTAGACGGCTTATTTTATGCCCAAAAACCGGAGTTAAACGGACGTAGCCTCACTTCTAACCCAGAAGATGCAGGTTTGCGAGATGAATGGGCTGCCGTCGCTGGGGATTTATTGAATAAAATAGAACAGGCTAACCTCAGTACACCAACTCGCCGTCAACTGGGAAGCTATACAGAGAGAGATTATCAAACTTGGAGACGACAAGCCCGTTCTGGACAACTGGGAAATTACACAGTCAATGATTTAAATAAAGATACCAATCAAAAATTTAATCAGTTGTTTCCAGGTCAAGACCGTGGGAAACTGAATCAACAAACTTTAGGTCAAGTTTGGTATGCGATCGCAGATGAGCAAGTGAAAAATAGGAGACAGGGGACAGGTGACAGGTGA
- a CDS encoding serine/threonine-protein kinase — translation MNNIQPGLTLGDRYVIVRQIGQGGFGRTYLAEDINRFRELCVLKEFCPQVQTDYVLQKAEELFQREASVLYKLQHPQIPRFREQFHINLESKEYLFLVQDYIEGQNYSYLLNSRKQQGLRFTELEIKQLLQQILPVLDYIHSLGVIHRDISPDNLILRTFDQLPILIDFGGVKQVVAAVASQYYQQGIATPPPVATLLGKVGFAPPEQMQTGAVSPHSDLYALAVTAIVLLTGKQPQELVDNYNLSWQWRREITLSPLLGQVLDQMLAPRPGDRYQSAQQVLEALNSPPVYYPPTQAPLPPVAPISATLAVSSNPPSVPTSPASLPPEPHNQWTPTKTFLAVLALVTTGGLIWWGVSGRTGNQVVDNPTPTPTITQPTNPLDKYSPTERRRKQRLSDRRQQLGVDFNFYVNLVNQTFWEQNPSLKGRTLSDEPEDESLRTEWDKIAGELLEKLVPLSTKSRRQLGTYTAAERDRWKVDVNQINVSSRALYDLGDAAFFHAFPKRKGQDFINQPIGQVWHAFVSDKLNAIIAGSAFQKIVFDQDAINKTISGNLKPGAGKVFIADLAQNQTLDFQLQANPKVLLSIYSPSGKIIFLEDSPQRTLTTELPESGFYEFVVVSTASTSADYQLSLTVKNPTPPEPTPTPTETPTPTPTETPTETPTPTTTPN, via the coding sequence ATGAATAACATTCAACCAGGGCTAACTTTAGGCGATCGCTATGTGATTGTACGTCAAATCGGTCAGGGAGGATTTGGACGGACTTATTTAGCTGAAGATATTAACCGTTTTCGGGAACTTTGTGTTTTAAAGGAATTTTGTCCCCAAGTTCAAACGGACTACGTTTTACAAAAAGCAGAAGAACTGTTTCAGCGTGAAGCTAGTGTTTTATATAAGTTACAACATCCCCAAATTCCTCGCTTCCGGGAACAGTTTCACATTAACTTAGAAAGTAAAGAATATTTATTTTTAGTCCAAGATTATATAGAAGGACAAAATTATAGTTATTTATTAAATAGCCGTAAACAACAGGGTTTGCGGTTCACAGAATTAGAAATTAAGCAACTTTTACAGCAAATTTTACCAGTGTTGGATTATATCCATTCCTTGGGTGTGATTCATCGTGATATTTCGCCAGATAATTTAATTCTTCGCACTTTTGACCAGCTACCAATATTAATTGATTTTGGTGGTGTCAAACAAGTAGTAGCCGCCGTTGCTTCCCAATATTATCAACAGGGGATAGCTACACCGCCTCCAGTCGCTACCCTACTAGGTAAGGTGGGATTCGCACCACCAGAACAAATGCAAACCGGTGCAGTGTCTCCCCATAGTGATTTATATGCTTTGGCGGTGACTGCAATAGTTTTATTGACAGGTAAACAACCCCAAGAATTAGTCGATAATTATAATCTTTCTTGGCAATGGCGGCGGGAAATTACCCTGAGTCCGCTATTAGGACAAGTATTAGATCAAATGTTAGCTCCTCGACCGGGCGATCGCTACCAGTCAGCCCAACAAGTTCTCGAAGCACTCAATTCTCCACCAGTCTATTATCCCCCCACTCAAGCACCCCTCCCCCCAGTCGCACCGATATCAGCCACTCTAGCTGTCTCTTCTAATCCCCCTAGTGTTCCTACTTCCCCTGCGTCTCTTCCTCCCGAACCTCACAATCAATGGACACCAACTAAAACTTTCCTAGCGGTGTTGGCGTTAGTTACTACTGGGGGATTAATTTGGTGGGGAGTTAGCGGGAGAACTGGTAATCAAGTGGTAGACAATCCTACACCTACACCAACTATTACCCAGCCTACCAATCCCCTAGATAAATACTCGCCCACAGAACGACGACGCAAACAAAGATTAAGCGATCGCCGTCAACAATTGGGTGTAGACTTTAATTTCTACGTTAATTTAGTCAATCAAACTTTTTGGGAACAAAATCCCAGTTTAAAGGGACGTACTCTCAGCGATGAACCAGAGGATGAAAGTTTACGGACAGAATGGGATAAAATCGCTGGTGAATTACTAGAAAAGCTTGTACCATTAAGTACAAAATCGCGCCGACAATTAGGTACTTATACTGCCGCAGAACGCGATCGCTGGAAGGTGGATGTCAATCAAATTAATGTTAGTAGTCGCGCTTTGTATGACTTGGGTGATGCAGCTTTCTTTCACGCCTTCCCAAAACGAAAAGGACAAGACTTCATCAATCAGCCTATAGGACAAGTTTGGCACGCTTTTGTTAGTGACAAACTTAACGCCATAATTGCAGGTAGTGCTTTCCAAAAAATCGTTTTTGATCAAGATGCTATTAATAAAACCATCAGTGGTAATCTCAAACCTGGTGCGGGTAAAGTTTTTATTGCTGATTTAGCTCAAAATCAAACTTTAGATTTCCAGCTACAAGCAAATCCCAAAGTTTTGTTATCAATTTATTCGCCTTCTGGGAAAATTATATTTTTAGAAGATTCTCCACAACGCACATTAACAACAGAACTACCAGAATCGGGATTTTATGAATTTGTTGTGGTGTCCACTGCATCCACATCAGCAGATTATCAACTCAGCCTTACAGTCAAAAATCCCACCCCACCAGAACCAACACCAACTCCCACAGAAACACCAACACCAACTCCCACAGAAACCCCGACAGAAACACCAACACCAACAACAACCCCTAATTAA